One segment of Anastrepha obliqua isolate idAnaObli1 chromosome 3, idAnaObli1_1.0, whole genome shotgun sequence DNA contains the following:
- the LOC129240603 gene encoding tyrosine-protein kinase Abl, translating into MHRAQHQQLRDAAKYQIHLEALRQSRPLPHIPAGTTLLPDAELQCQDGVSLHTHSQGHSSATSGFESAHRWTSKENLLAPGPEEDDPQLFVALYDFQAGGENQLSLKKGEQVRILSYNKSGEWCEAHSDSGNVGWVPSNYVTPLNSLEKHSWYHGPISRNAAEYLLSSGINGSFLVRESESSPGQRSISLRYEGRVYHYRISEDPDGKVFVTAEAKFNTLAELVHHHSVQHEGHGLITPLLYPAPKQNKPTVFPLSPEPDEWEICRTDIVMKHKLGGGQYGEVYEAVWKRYGNTVAVKTLKEDTMALKDFLEEAAIMKEMKHPNLVQLIGVCTREPPFYIITEFMSHGNLLDFLRSPARETLDAVALLYMATQIASGMSYLESRNYIHRDLAARNCLVGDNKLVKVADFGLARLMRDDTYTAHAGAKFPIKWTAPEGLAYNKFSTKSDVWAFGVLLWEIATYGASPYPNIDLTDVFHKLEKGYRMERPPGCPPEVYDLMRQCWHWNASDRPTFKSIHHALEHMFQESSITEAVAKQLNATTMTQSLTPQMGKKGIPANGGGGGGGGGGGGSGGGGGGLTPSGGLLDQPPAGTPMSETGSTSTKLSTFSSQGKGNVQMRRTTNKQGKQAPAPPKRTSLLSTSRDSTYREDDARNLIDDHNTNGSSIFFNLQQQLQKQLQKQTPIQPQPQPSNVVQPSTPTNNTNKRCKTNSYTLCTTPPSPQYSIKKSSSCSSFLIDILFRGISHLSITRDINSLAQRYDSENDNTTGDPDTDATGDSLECQNIPSQSKVQHSLHGGCIGPRSSQQHSSFKRPTPVMGNRGLETRQSKRSQHQQQQHAPRDSSAGGCTSHHVTVGALEVKNVKCVVNRYGTLPKVQRIGAFLNSLEDPNTPPQHSIATHLTTVAPVTTNGHGSAHAATRQQVPPAHVLPIPPPTKSANVTPGNNGNGVNAPTPPQQMIRSNSSSGVTMQNSASASLNKLQRHRTAADGTMMTFSSFRGASSSNSPKRSQQPALANLEFPPPPLDLPPPPEEFETPPPPPPPAPEVLEQLKAANVSMSQYPLPNSSNNDVSNIAPSVEEASSRFGVSLRKREPSTDSCSSLGSPPEVVGNAGGNVQELNMKEKLMAEIKDRSKENSANNANIQNGTTVPASAGSGVDPVSLLFTELAEMNLSKQKSIPTPKSLSGGNSGSDASGSQAQENGNTNSFKAQLKKVEPKKLTSPTQKTENQTTIIDFKAHLRKVEKDPKDKKDMGADETPKINMQKGQAVTSTGTLGRKGDKKFTTSMTMAPVGTSATQQKTENTKHDMTNSNNGNSINLTNTTNTTLNTNGNTQHNATSNLSCNNTVSVSEMADNSVGTSETEAGKRRSTGSISSLKKLWEQPGSGADYASTQSQANCLANNGSTGTTTTTTSTSTNQLSPKFSLKPISNAATTPTANSNRFPSLSTQISSRTTATTTTNSIANKPPPAAPPPPPPTTISTNNQNQNSIFSNSHCTKSQLTSSLSTQLFTDSNQYGEQGTSATTNNTSNSSGNHTAANNEITSMTQSLFVEHSSVAANAGGALLQQNNKVNTSTNSTSTAVNNTSNANTSNTNKPAVPLKPTKLTIYATPISQKIAASALDSSTNSPLSSALQSSTQISRESILELVAVLEGSLHQHPVNSISASQWLQLSDKLNILQNNCVVFADNESMPPHSKFHFRELVTRVETQSQNLRTAGSKNVQDNERLVSEVGQSLKQITNALHR; encoded by the exons AAGCGCTGCGGCAATCCCGTCCGCTGCCACACATTCCCGCCGGTACGACGTTGCTGCCTGACGCAGAGTTGCAATGCCAAGATGGCGTTTCGCTGCACACACACAGTCAAGGTCACAGTTCAGCCACATCTGGCTTTGAGTCTGCTCATCGTTGGACATCCAAAGAAAATCTACTAGCACCAGGTCCCGAAGAGGACGATCCACAATTGTTTGTAGCATTATATGATTTTCAGGCTGGTGGTGAGAATCAGTTGAGTCTAAAAAAAGGTGAACAGGTGCGTATTTTGTCATACAACAAATCGGGCGAATGGTGTGAAGCACACTCAGACTCGGGCAATGTCGGTTGGGTACCCTCGAACTATGTGACGCCACTCAACTCGCTAGAGAAACACTCTTGGTATCATGGGCCCATATCGCGCAATGCAGCCGAATATTTGCTCAGCTCAGGCATCAATGGTAGTTTTTTGGTACGCGAAAGTGAAAGTTCACCCGGCCAGCGCAGCATTAGTTTGAG ATACGAAGGGCGCGTGTACCACTATCGCATCTCAGAGGATCCGGATGGTAAAGTTTTTGTCACAGCGGAAGCCAAATTTAATACCCTCGCCGAACTAGTGCATCATCATAGTGTACAACACGAAGGGCACGGGTTGATTACGCCATTACTTTACCCGGCGCCCAAACAAAATAAACCGACCGTTTTCCCACTCAGTCCCGAACCGGACGAGTGGGAAATCTGCCGTACGGACATTGTGATGAAGCATAAGTTGGGCGGCGGCCAGTACGGCGAAGTGTACGAGGCTGTTTGGAAGCGTTACGGCAATACGGTGGCTGTAAAAACATTGAAGGAGGATACAATGGCACTAAAAGACTTCCTCGAAGAGGCGGCTATAATGAAAGAGATGAAACATCCAAATCTGGTGCAACTAATTG GTGTTTGCACGCGTGAACCGCCCTTTTACATTATCACTGAATTTATGTCGCACGGCAATCTTTTGGATTTTCTGCGTTCGCCTGCCCGCGAAACTCTAGACGCTGTGGCATTGCTCTACATGGCCACACAGATTGCCTCCGGTATGAGTTATCTGGAATCGCGTAATTACATTCATCGCGACTTAGCGGCACGCAATTGTCTTGTGGGCGATAATAAACTCGTGAAAGTTGCTGATTTCGGTTTGGCGCGACTTATGCGCGATGACACATACACAGCGCATGCTGGTGCCAAGTTTCCCATTAAGTGGACCGCTCCGGAGGGTTTGGCGTACAATAAATTCAGCACAAAATCAGATGTATGGGCATTTGGCGTTTTGCTCTGGGAGATCGCCACATATGGCGCATCACCATATCCCAATATTGATCTCACCGATGTATTTCATAAGCTTGAGAAAGGCTATCGAATGGAGAGGCCGCCAGGTTGCCCACCGGAAGTTTACGATTTGATGCGCCAGTGTTGGCATTGGAATGCGTCGGATCGGCCGACATTCAAGAGCATACATCATGCATTGGAGCATATGTTTCAG GAATCATCGATTACTGAGGCGGTCGCAAAACAATTGAATGCCACAACGATGACCCAGAGTCTAACGCCACAAATGGGTAAAAAGGGTATACCAGCgaatggtggtggtggtggaggcGGAGGCGGAGGCGGCGGCAGCGGTGGAGGTGGAGGCGGATTAACACCGAGCGGCGGGCTGCTAGATCAACCACCAGCAGGCACTCCAATGTCGG AAACTGGTTCTACATCCACAAAGTTGAGCACTTTTTCCAGTCAAGGCAAAGGCAATGTGCAAATGCGCCGCACCACCAACAAGCAAGGCAAACAAGCACCTGCGCCACCCAAGCGAACGAG TTTACTATCGACCAGCCGCGATTCTACATATCGTGAGGATGATGCGCGCAACCTCATTGACGATCACAATACAAATGGTAGTAGCATCTTTTTCAACCTACAGCAACAACTCCAAAAACAACTGCAAAAGCAAACTCCAATACAACCACAACCACAACCATCTAATGTTGTACAACCCAGTACCCCAACCAATAACACTAATAAACGTTGCAAAACGAATTCTTATACTTTGTGTACTACACCACCTTCTCCCCAATATTCTATAAAGAAATCATCCTCTTGCAGTAGTTTCCTAATCGATATACTTTTTCGAGGTATTTCACACCTGA GCATAACGCGCGATATCAACAGTCTGGCACAGCGCTACGATTCTGAAAACGATAATACAACTGGTGATCCCGACACAGATGCTACCGGTGATAGTTTGGAATGCCAGAATATACCTAGCCAAAGCAAGGTGCAACATTCGCTGCATGGCGGTTGTATTGGGCCACGATCCAGCCAACAACATAGCTCATTCAAACGACCTACGCCAGTTATGGGCAATCGTGGTCTCGAAACGCGCCAAAGTAAACGCTCtcaacaccaacagcaacagcatGCTCCTCGTGATAGCAGTGCAGGCGGTTGCACCTCACATCACGTTACAGTTGGCGCACTTGAGGTGAAGAATGTGAAGTGCGTAGTGAATCGGTATGGCACTTTGCCAAAAGTACAACGCATAGGCGCATTCCTGAATAGCCTTGAAGATCCGAATACGCCACCGCAGCACAGTATCGCTACCCATTTAACTACAGTTGCTCCGGTCACCACAAATGGCCATGGTAGTGCACATGCTGCGACACGCCAACAAGTCCCACCGGCTCATGTGTTGCCAATACCGCCACCGACTAAGTCAGCAAACGTCACGCCTGGAAATAATGGTAACGGCGTGAATGCACCCACACCGCCTCAGCAAATGATACGTAGCAATTCCTCGAGCGGTGTTACTATGCAAAACAGCGCATCTGCGAGCTTGAATAAACTACAGCGCCATCGTACTGCTGCTGATGGAACAATGATGACGTTTTCCTCATTTCGGGGCGCCTCTTCCAGCAATTCGCCAAAACGTAGTCAACAGCCGGCATTAGCCAATTTGGAATTTCCTCCTCCACCACTAGATTTGCCGCCACCACCGGAGGAATTCGAGAcaccaccgccaccaccaccaccagcacCGGAAGTGCTGGAACAGCTGAAGGCGGCAAACGTATCTATGTCGCAATATCCATTGCCGAACAGCAGTAATAATGATGTCTCGAATATTGCGCCCAGTGTTGAGGAAGCCAGCTCACGGTTCGGTGTATCGCTACGTAAACGTGAACCGTCGACAGACTCGTGTAGCTCATTGGGGTCACCACCGGAAGTAGTTGGCAACGCTGGCGGCAACGTTCAAGAGCTCAACATGAAGGAGAAATTGATGGCAGAGATAAAAGATCGTTCCAAAGAGAATTCGGCCAACAATGCGAACATACAAAATGGCACCACCGTTCCAGCGTCTGCTGGCAGTGGCGTTGATCCCGTATCCTTACTGTTCACCGAGTTGGCCGAGATGAATTTGTCGAAGCAAAAGTCAATACCAACACCAAAAAGTTTAAGTGGCGGTAATAGCGGCAGCGATGCAAGCGGATCGCAAGCTCAAGAGAATGGCAATACAAACTCATTTAAGGCGCAGCTAAAAAAGGttgaaccaaaaaaattaacatcacCTACACAAAAGACCGAAAACCAAACGACGATCATCGACTTTAAAGCGCATTTacgaaaagttgaaaaagaCCCGAAAGATAAAAAAGACATGGGGGCAGATGAAACGCCCAAAATTAATATGCAAAAGGGCCAAGCTGTGACATCTACGGGTACGCTAGGCCGCAAGGGTGATAAGAAATTCACCACATCAATGACAATGGCGCCTGTTGGGACGTCAGCAACACAACAAAAGACTGAAAATACAAAACATGATATGACAAATAGCAATAACGGAAATTCCATTAATCTCACGAATACAACTAACACAACCTTAAATACCAATGGTAATACTCAACATAATGCAACTTCAAATTTGAGCTGCAACAATACCGTTAGCGTTTCTGAGATGGCAGATAATTCAGTGGGCACATCTGAAACCGAGGCTGGGAAACGCCGCAGCACAGGTAGTATAAGTAGCTTGAAGAAGTTGTGGGAGCAACCGGGCAGCGGCGCTGATTATGCAAGCACCCAATCACAGGCCAACTGTTTAGCAAATAACGGCAGCACAGGCACGACTACCACCACCACCTCCACAAGCACTAATCAACTCTCACCCAAATTCAGTTTGAAGCCCATATCGAATGCTGCAACCACGCCCACTGCAAATTCAAACCGTTTTCCATCACTTAGCACTCAAATCTCGTCACGTACCACTGCCACGACTACCACAAATTCCATAGCAAACAAGCCGCCACCGGCAGCACCACCACCGCCACCCCCTACTACCATCAGCACaaataatcaaaatcaaaattccaTTTTCAGCAATTCCCATTGCACGAAATCCCAACTAACATCCTCTCTTTCGACTCAACTATTCACAGATAGTAATCAGTATGGCGAACAAGGTACTTCAGccaccaccaacaacacctcTAATTCTTCAGGTAATCACACAGCGGCTAACAACGAAATTACTTCAATGACGCAATCGCTTTTCGTCGAGCATAGCAGTGTTGCTGCAAATGCAGGAGGCGCTCTGCTCCagcaaaacaataaagtgaacaCATCAACCAACTCCACAAGCACAGCTGTGAATAATACTTCAAATGCAAACACTTCCAATACAAATAAACCCGCCGTTCCACTCAAACCCACCAAACTGACCATCTATGCGACGCCCATCTCGCAAAAGATCGCCGCTAGTGCATTGGATAGTTCCACAAACTCACCACTCAGTAGCGCGCTACAGAGTTCCACGCAAATTTC